In the Aegilops tauschii subsp. strangulata cultivar AL8/78 unplaced genomic scaffold, Aet v6.0 ptg000442l_obj, whole genome shotgun sequence genome, one interval contains:
- the LOC120963197 gene encoding uncharacterized protein → MLFIIYMCRSEYGITAEANQVGPAAFCIASQTHEPASFPSSISPTSVTSAIVNNKMHSTTFPAVKRRCMSPSQLPPATRCTTSRDVCSGAYSWPAWESLHADLVCLVASALLARGDLLDYVRFRAVCAHWRSATLSPRGRGVVDPCFHPRRWMMFPEDRGLYPGHPELGGYIRFFNLDSGAFVRVCLPLFRNHCILDSVCGLLLLQRDKDAAIRLLHPFTRDIVELPRLTTLATQMPGGTNWSLQRMRFISTCASFVAGVVTVLLTFNMFDGVAVATSLDMQWTMLSWECPAWSDPVSLHGKLYVVDIPEIDVTGSPLIFELDAAYHHRATPKLIFTCPREKRLYSCYLVEHGSEILVVCHDDDFLSHITVYRLADLVLGKFIPVTDIGENTIFMGQRNICVSSKAFPTVEANTIVYYRPIKNRFAQYHIRTKD, encoded by the exons ATGCTCTTCATTATATATATGTGTAGAAGCGAATACGGTATTACGGCCGAAGCAAATCAAGTTGGACCGGCGGCGTTTTGCATTGCCTCTCAAACTCACGAGCCGGCTTCGTTTCCGTCGTCGATTTCGCCGACTTCGGTCACTTCAGCCATAGTTAACAACAAGATGCATTCCACCACCTTCCCCGCAGTAAAACGAAGATGCATGTCTCCTTCCCAGCTGCCTCCGGCAACCCGGTGCACCACATCGCGCGACGTGTGCTCCGGCGCATATTCCTGGCCAGCCTGGGAGTCGCTGCATGCAGATTTGGTTTGCCTGGTCGCGTCGGCCTTGCTGGCCAGAGGAGATCTACTGGACTACGTCCGCTTCCGTGCCGTCTGCGCGCACTGGCGATCGGCCACGCTCTCTCCACGCGGCCGCGGGGTTGTTGATCCGTGCTTCCATCCACGCCGCTGGATGATGTTCCCAGAGGACCGTGGCCTTTACCCTGGACATCCGGAGCTGGGTGGCTACATCCGCTTCTTTAACCTAGACTCAGGTGCCTTTGTCCGCGTCTGTCTGCCATTGTTCAGGAACCACTGTATTCTTGATTCTGTctgtggcctcctcctcctccagaggGACAAGGACGCAGCCATCCGTCTTCTACACCCTTTCACCCGTGACATTGTTGAGCTTCCACGGCTCACCACTCTCGCCACACAAATGCCCGGGGGAACAAATTGGTCGCTCCAGCGGATGAGATTCATCTCTACGTGTGCTTCGTTTGTTGCAGGAGTCGTCACTGTCTTGCTTACCTTTAATATGTTTGATGGTGTGGCTGTGGCTACCTCCCTAGACATGCAATGGACAATGCTCAGTTGGGAATGCCCAGCGTGGTCAGATCCGGTTTCATTACACGGCAAGCTATACGTGGTTGATATTCCAGAAATCGATGTGACGGGTTCACCATTGATTTTCGAGCTGGACGCAGCGTACCACCATCGAGCCACACCAAAGCTGATCTTCACATGCCCCAGAGAGAAGCGCCTCTACTCGTGCTATCTGGTAGAGCATGGCTCGGAGATCTTAGTGGTTTGCCATGACGACGATTTCCTATCCCATATTACTGTCTATAGACTTGCCGATCTTGTCTTGGGGAAATTTATCCCGGTAACAGACATCGGAGAAAACACTATATTCATGGGACAAAGGAATATCTGTGTATCTTCCAAGGCATTTCCTACCGTCGAGGCCAATACTATTGTCTACTACCGTCCGATCAAGAACCGTTTTGCACAGTACCATATCA GAACAAAGGACTAG